A region of Capra hircus breed San Clemente chromosome 11, ASM170441v1, whole genome shotgun sequence DNA encodes the following proteins:
- the QRFP gene encoding orexigenic neuropeptide QRFP, whose product MRNPYSLPYLLFLPLGACFPVLDTEEPVDAVGGTGREMSWTHPAGGRPFPWGPPGWPRAPHPHALLITAKELRALGRARAGFKLRLGRQDDSSEATGLLLEEAEKVGGPLGTLAEELNGYSRKKGGFSFRFGRG is encoded by the coding sequence ATGCGGAACCCTTACTCCCTGCCCTACCTCCTGTTCCTGCCCCTGGGTGCCTGCTTCCCAGTGCTGGACACAGAGGAGCCCGTGGACGCCGTAGGGGGCACCGGACGTGAAATGAGCTGGACGCACCCAGCAGGGGGACGTCCCTTCCCGTGGGGCCCCCCTGGGTGGCCAAGAGCCCCACACCCACACGCCCTGCTCATCACGGCCAAGGAGCTGCGGGCGTTGGGCAGGGCGCGTGCTGGCTTCAAGCTGCGTCTCGGGAGGCAGGACGACAGCAGCGAGGCCACTGGCCTCCTCCTGGAGGAGGCTGAGAAGGTGGGGGGCCCACTGGGGACTCTGGCTGAGGAGCTCAATGGCTACAGCAGGAAGAAAGGGGGCTTCAGCTTCCGCTTTGGCCGGGGATGA